The Pseudomonadota bacterium genome contains the following window.
ACGCGTCTCCTCCGGCGTAGCCCGCAGATTACGCGTCTCCTCCGGCGTAGCCCGCAGGAAGGCGAACAACACCCCGCACGCGCAAGCGCACGCCACCCACCAAAGATAAGTGCTGCTGCTCCGACCTGACTTCACGAACCCCTGCCCCTCCCGTATCACTCAGGCCTTGCGTTTATTCGCGATTCGCAGGCAGGCCCTTTCCATCTCGTTCGCCGCGGCGGCGATACGCAGCGGAGCGACATGCGGCTGATGCTCTACTTCACGCCAAGCGAATTCATGCGCTTCATGAGCGAGTCGAAGGCGGCCGGCGGGGTGCCCGGATCCGTCCACGACACCGTCTTCTTCCGCTTGCCGTCATCGTAGAAGAGGGTGCGGGTCATTCCATCGGCCGCCGTCGGCCCGCCGTAGGCGGACTTCCACTGGAAGAACCCCGCCGTGTCGAAGGCCTTCTGCAGCTGAGCGAGCTGGGCGGGCGAAAGGTTGCGCACGACGCGCTCGCTCTTTCGGTCAGCAGCCACGACAGTGCCATCGGCCTTCACGATCACCCATTCGTCGAGGCCCACGATTCCACCCGAGACATGAAGTGCGATGGCACCCGCCGGCACGGTGCGGGCATGCGCGCCAATGGCCATCGTGTTGAGCAGAATAAACAATGCAAAGAGAGTGACGATTCGTGGAAACATCTTCATGCACGGGCAGTTCGCGATCGACGTGCGAAGTACCTTACTAACTGTCCAGTAGTAGAAACGAAACGAGGCGAGCAAACAGGAGATGAGATCGGTAGCCCGCACAAGCGAGCACCGCAGGCGTACTCTCGGCAGTACGCCGAGGAGCGCAGACGCGGAGGGCACCGAGATCGGCGACGACTTGCGAGCCACAGTCGAGACTACTACTGGACGGTTAGTACAGCTCGAGCTGGTAACGAAGCGCTGTGTCAACCTGCTTCATGCGGACGGCGTCGAGGGCACCGGAGCGGCGAAGCAATCTCGACTGATCGATGGTGAACACCTGCGCACAGTTGACGTGCCCTGCCTGTGGCAGACCGCCTTCGCCCTGCTCGAGGGGAACGGTGAACGGATAGACCCTGGGAAGAGGCGCCGAGCTGATCGCCGCCACGACCGTGTATGAAGACCATGTGTTGCCTCGGTCGTTCTGTACCACGAGGGCGGGGCGCGTGCCGGCCTGTTCGGTTCCTCGCGCCGGATTGAAATCAACCCAGTAGATCTCGCCCCGCTTGACCTTTGGCGGCATCTAGGCCCTCTCGCGCGCAGCCGGCTCCGGCGCATCAACCGGCTCTGGCGACCAGGCAGGCCAGGTCTCGTTGGCGAGTGGAAGCGCGCTGTGGGCAAATTCGGAGGTCTCGGCCGAGAGCGAACGATAGCCTTCGCAAGCCAGCTCATCGAGGCTCTGCTGCTGCTCTTGCTGCACGAGATCGGCCAGATAGCGGCTCATGCTCTTGCCCTGCGCGGCAGCTCGCGTGCGGATCGCGACCGCGACCTCTGCGTCGAGCGATAGATTGAGCTTGACGGCCGCCATGAACGCGCCTCCTAGTTGATGCTACCTACTGATGCTACATCACTGTGCCATCCAACTATACCATGCCCCCCTGCAACTGACAACGTCGGTTTTGAGGTCGCCAGCCGGCACCATCTTGTTCCCAAAGCCCGCTCTACTTCACGCCGAGCAGATTCATGCGCTTCATGAACGTGTCGAACGCGATCGCGTGGAGCAGAATCAACAGTGCGAAGAGGGTGACGCTTCGTGTAAACCTCTTCATGAGTAGACAGCTCGCGCCCGGATCACGACCGCCGCGTCGAGCGATAGATTGAGCTTGACGGCCACCCTGAACGGGCCTCCTGCTTCGGACCACTGACAGAGACGCATCGTCACCCACCCGGGAAGCCACGAGACCCGGCGTGTCCACGTACCGCATCCTCTGGTTGTGAAGGTTTCAGCGAGCTGCGCAAAAGAATGGAACTTCAACGACCAAAGTAGCTGGTCGAAATTGCAAACGGAACTTCTGCACACGTGACACACCTTTTCGCCCCGTCGCTGAGAGCCCGAGCATCCACATTCATACAGACAATGACGTGCGCGCTGCTGCTCGTGGGCTGCTCAAGCGGTAGCGGGCCGAACGCTGTCTCTCCACCGTCCCAGACGTTCAATGCCCCATCGAGCACCGTGTTCGCCGCCGTGTCGGCGGGCGATGTCACGAGCCAGGAGGCCGTGCTGTGGGCGCGGGTACGGGGGGCGGAAGCCGTTGACTGCACGGCCCTGATCGCCACCGATCCGTCCTTCCAGACGGTGGTCCGCACCCTGACCTCTCCCTCGGTGCCCGCCAACGCGAACACCGTCAAGATGGCGGTCACGGGCCTCTCACCTTCAACGCACTACTGGTACTGCTTTCAAGGTTTAGCGAGCCGGAGCATCACCGGGCAGCTCAGAACGCTGCCTGCGCCCACCGCGGTCGAACCCTTCAAGATCGGCTTCAGCGGCGATGCCGATCAGCGCTTCCGCCCCTATCCAGCGATGGCGAACTTCGGAACCGCGCTCAACCCGGGATCCGTGGGGCTCAACGCATTCATCTTCCTCGGCGATATCATCTACGAGCGGAACGATGCGAACGGTCTCCCCGGCTTCGGGAAAGGCAGCCCATACCAGACCCCGTCGGGCACCTCGGGACCCGACGTCGCCCTCGCCGCGCTTGATCCGCTCAACACCCTGTACCTGGCCAACATCTCCGGGGTCAACGCAGACGGCACCATCGCCGACACCCCTTCCGCCGGCCTGCAGACGGGTCTGCAGCGCATGTTCGCGGCCGCCGCCCAGTACGCGTTGATCGACAACCACGAGATCTTCGGCTCGCTCCAGAGCGGCGGGGCTGCCCTGCAGTCGCTCAAGGAGAACGTCGACGACGCATATGCCGTGAACCGCACCGGCGCCTACAACAACAAGACGGTGGGCTTCCTGGCCGAGACCAAGGCCTTCTACAACAACCTTCCCATCAGCACCGACATTCAGGGCTCCATCAGCGGCGGCGATACGATGCCGTTCGGACTGACCGTGACGAACCTTCTGTATCCGACCGAGGCGACGATCTCCGCGCCGCGCGATCCGCGCACCGACGGAACTGCCCGCAACTGGTTCTCCCGCAGGTGGGGACGAAACGTGACCTACATCCAGCTCGACGACCGCAGCTATCGCGACGCCCGCATGGTTGCGCCCGCCGACAATCCGCTCACGCCACCCTACATCACGCGCCAGCCGGCTCAGTTCGATTCGAACGGTTCTCTCGACCCGAGTCAGTGGACGAGCCCGAACAACAGCGACCCGAAGCCTGGCGTCTATCAGAGCGCCAACTCGTCCCCCGACCGCACCATGCTGGGAGAAACGCAGCTCGCATGGTTCAAGTCGCAGATGCTGGCCGCCCACAGCGAAGGCGCCCGCTGGATCGTCATCGCCCTCTCCACCCCCATCGACCAGAGCGGCCCGCATCAGGACAGCAAGTCCTGGGCGGGAGGCTACCCGGCGGCCCGCAACGAGCTGCTGAAGTTCTTGGTCGACAACCAGATCCGCAATGTGGTCTTCTTGACCACCGACGACCACACCGTTCGAGTGACCCCGCTGCAGTACCAGCCCGATCCAATCAACCAACCGCTGGTCTGGGCCCCCGTACCCGGCGCCTTCCAGCTGCTCGCCGGTCCGATGGGAGCGGGTGGCCCGAACGACTACGCCACGCCGGAATCACACACGTTCGCCACCATCCAGCAGGTCGCCGCGCAGGTCAACGGAGACCTTGCCGATTACAGGCAGCCCCTGATCGGCCTGGTCGGATATGCGGGACTGACAAACGTGTTTCGCGCAGGTGACCCGACCGCTTCGACCGCTCCCCAGAGCGCCGACTTCTACGTGCCGGATCAGTTCGGCTACACCACGCTGGCCTGGGATGCCGACGCCAACCTCACCGTCGAGTGCTGGGGCCTTGACTCCTACCAGCCAAACACCTACCCAGCAACCTCAGCCATCCCCCACCGCGCATTCGCCTTCACGGTGAAGCCACGCCCCTGATCGGCTGACATCGGTCGTCACACGGCACGCACGGCGCCGCTCAATCGGCAAGCCAGCGCGCGCGCGCAATGCGTGTGCTTCGCGCGCCACCTGCAGGGCTTCATCGCCCTGAAGAGAATCGTCGACGAGGCCAACACGGCGGTGTCTCTGTGCGCATCGGCGCTGCGGCCTGCGCTGAACAGAGGCTGAGCAACCGTCAGGAGGCATCGTGTCGCAGATGAGACCGTGGGGCACCGCACTTGCGCCGCAGGCCGTGGCGAGCATACAGCACGGCACGCTGCGCTATGCGTACAAGGGCACCCCGCTGCTGAAAGACCCCTTCGATCTCGCCCTGTACCCGTTGCTGCTGTGGAACCTCAAGCCCCGCACCATCATCGAGATCGGGTCGTTTGCGGGCGGGAGCGCGTGCTGGTTCGGCGACCAGCTGAACAGCCTCGGCATCGACGGCCACGTCCACTCGTTCGACATTCGCAGGCCTGCCGGGGTCTCACACCCTCGGGTGACGTTCTGGGAGGCCGACGGCCGGGATCTGGCCGCCACCATCACCCCCGAACTCCTGGCCTCGCTGCCCCGACCGTGGCTCGTCATCGAAGACGCCGACCATCACTACGAGACCACCCGAAACGTGCTGGCATTCTTCCATGCGCATCTGCGCCCGAACGAATACGTGGTGGTGGAAGACGGCATCGTCTCCGACATGGGGGGAGACGCCCAGTACAACGGGGGCCCTGGCCGGGCGCTGCTCGAGTTCTTGACCCAGCATGCGGGTGAGTACGCCATCGACGCCCAGT
Protein-coding sequences here:
- a CDS encoding type II toxin-antitoxin system PemK/MazF family toxin, translated to MPPKVKRGEIYWVDFNPARGTEQAGTRPALVVQNDRGNTWSSYTVVAAISSAPLPRVYPFTVPLEQGEGGLPQAGHVNCAQVFTIDQSRLLRRSGALDAVRMKQVDTALRYQLELY
- a CDS encoding cephalosporin hydroxylase, producing the protein MRPWGTALAPQAVASIQHGTLRYAYKGTPLLKDPFDLALYPLLLWNLKPRTIIEIGSFAGGSACWFGDQLNSLGIDGHVHSFDIRRPAGVSHPRVTFWEADGRDLAATITPELLASLPRPWLVIEDADHHYETTRNVLAFFHAHLRPNEYVVVEDGIVSDMGGDAQYNGGPGRALLEFLTQHAGEYAIDAQYCDYFGHNFTWCTNGFIRKLEARA